A segment of the Streptomyces sp. P9-A2 genome:
GAGGACGCCAAGGCGCAGGAGTCGTTCCGCTACACCGCCTTCTTCCACACCCTCCTCGAGAACGGCGTCTACCTGCCGCCCTCGTCCTTCGAGTCCTGGTTCGTGTCCACCGCGCACGACGACCGGGCCGTCCAGCGGATCGCCGACGCCCTTCCCGTGGCGGCCCGAGCGGCAGCGGAGGCGACGGCATGAGCGGCGGGATGGGCGACGGCATGAGCGGCGGGATGGGCGACGGCACGGGCACGCACCAGCGGGGCAAGGACCTCACCGTCGTCCACCTCATGCGGCACGGCGAGGTCCACAACCCGGAGGGCGTCCTCTACGGCCGCCTCCCCGGCTACCAGCTCTCCGAGCTGGGCCGGCGGATGGCCGACCGGGTCGGCGAGCACCTCGCCTCCCGTGACGTCGTCCACGTCGGCGCCTCCTCGCTGGAGCGGGCCCAGGAGACGGCCCAGCCCATCGCCAAGCCGCACGGCCTGGACATCGCCACCGACGACCGGCTCCTCGAGGCCGAGAACGTCTTCCAGGGCAAGACCTTCGGCGTCGGCGACGGCGCGCTGCGCCGGCCCGAGAACTGGAAGCACCTCGTCAACCCGTTCAAGCCGTCCTGGGGCGAGCCGTACGTCGAGCAGGTCGTCCGCATGATGGGCGCGCTCGACGCGGCGAAGGACGCGGCGCGCGGTCACGAGGCGGTGCTGGTCAGCCATCAGCTGCCGATCTGGATCGTGCGGTCCTACGTCGAGAAGCGGCGCCTGTGGCACGACCCGCGCAAGCGGCAGTGCACCCTCGCCTCGCTGACCACTTTCACCTACCTGGGCGACAAAATCGTTTCCGTCGGCTACAGCGAGCCGGCCCGCGATCTCGTCCCCGCCCATCTCCTCGCCGGTGCCAAGCCGGTGAAGGGCAAGGGCGCCCCCCAGGGCAAGGCCTTCGGGGCATAGCCACCGGCGCGGGCCACCGGCGCGGGCCACTCGCGCGGGCCCGCCGCCCGCGGGACCCGCGCCGGTGGCGGCTCGGCACGCTCTCGTGACGTTCGTTGCCGAACCCTCGCACGAGGTGGGGAACTTTTGTTCCTGTCGCGTCCTCTGAAGGAGTGAACACCGGAGGACGTGACGATCGGGGATGTCATGCGTGCGCTCACCCGCAGGGGAATGCTCGGACTCGGCGCAGGGGCCGCCGCGGCCGTCTCGTTGGCCGGCTGCGGCGGCGACAAGGGCTCGGGAGGATCGGGAGCCTCGGGGGGCTCGGGGGGAACGGGTGGTTCCAAGGGCGGCGGACGCCCGGGAGAGCCCGAGCCGACGAAGACCGCCCGGCCGATCGGCGACGGCTCCACCGCCTTCACCGGCAAGCAGCCCCATCAGCCCTCCCGGCCGGTGCCGCTGGAACCGGGTCAGGCCCCGCCGCAGTTCGTCGTCTTCTCCTGGGACGGGGCCGGCGAGGTCGGCAACGGGCTCTTCCCGCGCTTCCTGGACCTCGCCAAGGAGCACGACGCGCACATGACGTTCTTCCTCTCCGGTGTCTATGTGCTGCCCGAGTCGAAGAAACGGCTGTACGACCCGCCGAACAACCCGCGCGGCGCCTCCGACATCGGCTACCTCACCGACGACCACATCAAGGACACGCTGAAGAACGTCCGCCGTTCCTGGCTCGAGGGCCACGAGATCGGCACCCACTTCAACGGTCACTTCTGCGCCGGCTCCGGCAGCGTCGGCAACTGGACGCCGCGGCAGTGGCGCAGCGAGATAGACCAGGCGAAGTCGTTCGTGAAGGAGTGGCGGACCAACTCCGGCTGGACGGATCTGCCGTCGCTGCCGTTCGACTACGACAAGGAACTCGTCGGCGGCCGTGCGCCCTGTCTGCTCGGCCAGGACAACCTGTTGACCACCGCCCGCGACCTGGGCTGGCGCTACGACGCCTCCTCGCCCGGGGGCCTTCAGGTCTGGCCGTCGAAGCGCCAGGGCATATGGGACCTGCCCCTGCAGCAGATACCGTTCCCCGGGCGGTCCTTCGAGGTCCTGTCGATGGACTACAACATCCTCGCCAACCAGTCCGTCAACTCCACCAACGCGCCCGCGAGCAACCACCCCGCCTGGCGGGAACAGGCCACCCAGGCACTCATATCGGGATTCAAGCGGGCATACGAGACGAACAGGGCGCCCTTCTTCGTCGGCAACCACTTCGAAGAGTGGAACGGCGGTATCTACATGGACGCCGTCGAGGGCGCCATCAAGCACATCGCACGGGAGAGGGAGAAGGGCGGCGACGTCCGCATGGTCTCCTTCCGGCAGTTCACCGACTGGCTGGACGTGCAGAAGCCCGAGGTGCTGGAGCAGTTGCGCACGCTGGGGGTCGGGCAGGAACCGGCCGGTGGCTGGAAGAACTTCCTGGGCGGCTCCGGCGACACGGGCGGTACGGGAGGCTCCGGCGGTACGGGCGGTACGGGCGGTACGGGCGGTACGGGTGGTACGGGTGGTACCGGAGGCTCCGGCGGCATCCCGGGGGCGGGGAGCGGGACGGGCGCGGGGGCGGGCGCGGGGACGGGAGTCGCGGGCGGCGCCTGATATGCGGGTTTCCGTCCGCAAGGGGGGTGCCCAAGATCCCCGGAACGGACATGCGAAACTTTTCACATGAGTGCCGTCAGTCGCGCCCTTCAGCGCTCGAACCGCGCCACCGGCGTCCGTGACACCAGTGGTCGCGCCGCCCGCGTGCGTGTCCCGCGCGTCCGCGCCCGCCGTCGTGCCGCCCTGACCGCCGGCGCCGCGGTGGCCGCACTGCTGCTCACCGCGTGCGGTTCCGGCGGAACCTCCGGCGGGGGCGGCAACACCAACTTCGTCACCGGCACCGACGGCATCTCCACCGCCGCCAAGGGCGAGCGTGCCGCCGCGCCCGAGCTGTCCGGCAAGACACTCGAGGGTGAACACCTCGACGTCGCCGACTTCCAGGGCAAGGTCGTCGTCCTCAACATGTGGGGCTCCTGGTGCAACCCGTGCCGCGCGGAGGCCAAGTACTTCGCCAAGGTGTCCGAGGACTACGCCGACCAGGACGTGCAGTTCGTCGGCATCAACACCCGCGACAGCACCACCGGTGCGGCACTCGCCTTCGAGAAGGACTTCGGCATCACCTACCCGAGCCTGTACGACCCCACGGGCAAGCTGATGCTCCGCTTCGAGAAGGGCACCCTCAACCCGCAGGCGATCCCCTCCACCCTGATCCTGGACCGGGACGGCGGGATCGCGGCCCGCTCGCTGACCGCGCTCAGCGAGGAACGGCTGCTGAAGATGCTCGAGCCGGTCCTCGCGGAGAAGTGACGTGACCGTCCTCACCACGCTCGCGACCGAGGCGAGCGCCCTCTCCGCCGGGACGGCGCACCTCGCCGCCGACCAGGTCTACAACGGCACGGTGCTCAACGGCGCCCTGCTGGTGGCGCTGCCCATCGCCCTGCTCGGCGGGCTCGTCTCCTTCTTCTCGCCCTGCGTCCTGCCGCTGGTCCCCGGCTACCTCTCCTACGTCACCGGCGTGTCCGGCACCGACCTGGCCGAGGCCCGGCGCGGCCGGATGGTCGCCGGCGCCTCGCTCTTCGTCCTCGGCTTCACCGTCGTGTTCGTCTCCGGCGGGGCCTTCTTCGGCTACTTCGGGCAGACGCTGCAGGAACAGTCGGGCATCCTCACCAAGGTGCTCGGCGTCCTCATGATCCTCATGGGCGTCTTCTTCATGGGGATGATGCCCTGGCTGACCCAGCGCGAGTTCCGCTTCCACAGGCGGCCGGCGGCCGGACTGGCCGGCGCGCCCGTCCTCGGCGCCCTCTTCGGCATCGGCTGGACGCCCTGCATCGGCCCCACCCTCGCCTCCGTACTGACGCTTTCCGCACAGCAGGAGAGCGCCGGACGCGGGGCCGTGCTGACCGTCGCGTACTGTCTGGGGCTGGGTCTGC
Coding sequences within it:
- a CDS encoding polysaccharide deacetylase family protein, whose translation is MRALTRRGMLGLGAGAAAAVSLAGCGGDKGSGGSGASGGSGGTGGSKGGGRPGEPEPTKTARPIGDGSTAFTGKQPHQPSRPVPLEPGQAPPQFVVFSWDGAGEVGNGLFPRFLDLAKEHDAHMTFFLSGVYVLPESKKRLYDPPNNPRGASDIGYLTDDHIKDTLKNVRRSWLEGHEIGTHFNGHFCAGSGSVGNWTPRQWRSEIDQAKSFVKEWRTNSGWTDLPSLPFDYDKELVGGRAPCLLGQDNLLTTARDLGWRYDASSPGGLQVWPSKRQGIWDLPLQQIPFPGRSFEVLSMDYNILANQSVNSTNAPASNHPAWREQATQALISGFKRAYETNRAPFFVGNHFEEWNGGIYMDAVEGAIKHIAREREKGGDVRMVSFRQFTDWLDVQKPEVLEQLRTLGVGQEPAGGWKNFLGGSGDTGGTGGSGGTGGTGGTGGTGGTGGTGGSGGIPGAGSGTGAGAGAGTGVAGGA
- a CDS encoding TlpA family protein disulfide reductase; protein product: MSAVSRALQRSNRATGVRDTSGRAARVRVPRVRARRRAALTAGAAVAALLLTACGSGGTSGGGGNTNFVTGTDGISTAAKGERAAAPELSGKTLEGEHLDVADFQGKVVVLNMWGSWCNPCRAEAKYFAKVSEDYADQDVQFVGINTRDSTTGAALAFEKDFGITYPSLYDPTGKLMLRFEKGTLNPQAIPSTLILDRDGGIAARSLTALSEERLLKMLEPVLAEK
- a CDS encoding cytochrome c biogenesis CcdA family protein, with the translated sequence MLNGALLVALPIALLGGLVSFFSPCVLPLVPGYLSYVTGVSGTDLAEARRGRMVAGASLFVLGFTVVFVSGGAFFGYFGQTLQEQSGILTKVLGVLMILMGVFFMGMMPWLTQREFRFHRRPAAGLAGAPVLGALFGIGWTPCIGPTLASVLTLSAQQESAGRGAVLTVAYCLGLGLPFVLAAVAFRKALGAFGWVKRHYVWVMRIGGTMMIVTGVLLLTGVWDSLVMEMQTWSNGFTVGI
- a CDS encoding histidine phosphatase family protein, with protein sequence MGDGTGTHQRGKDLTVVHLMRHGEVHNPEGVLYGRLPGYQLSELGRRMADRVGEHLASRDVVHVGASSLERAQETAQPIAKPHGLDIATDDRLLEAENVFQGKTFGVGDGALRRPENWKHLVNPFKPSWGEPYVEQVVRMMGALDAAKDAARGHEAVLVSHQLPIWIVRSYVEKRRLWHDPRKRQCTLASLTTFTYLGDKIVSVGYSEPARDLVPAHLLAGAKPVKGKGAPQGKAFGA